AATCTCCACGAAAGCGTCACGTACCTGTTTAAGCTGATCCCAGTTGAGGCCGTAGGTTGAGAGCTTGATATGTTTGCTTATTCCCCTGTGAAGACCAGTTATGCCTCTCTGCCTCATATCCTCAGCGAGGAAGAAGCCTCTCCTTTTATGGTATTTCGAAATCTCATAGAAGACTGGTGTGTCAAAGCATAGAAGGTGATGTCTATGAGGTCTCTCCCCCATCAACCTCACGCTATCTAGCCTCTCCATTTCTTCGATGAACCAGCATGCTCTTTCCACCTCGCCATCCCACCCTTTAACCCTCTCGACGACGTAGGGAAAGGATAGTAGGGCTGAGATCAAGGGTGCACCGCCTACACTACAACCGAACAGGTTAATGAGTTTCTTAGTGAAGGAGCGTTTGCTCCATGAGGTGACAGAGGTAGAAGTTCTGAAGGCCCTCTGCGACCACTCGTTGCGTGTGACTAGGAAGCCTAGAGGTCCTAGAGATGCCATAGACTTGTGGGCTGAAACGGTGAGGAAATCAGCCTTGAACTCTCTCATGTCCAAGGGCATAACCCCTGCGGTGTAGGCGGCATTAACCATGTAGGGGATGCTGTAATTCTCAGCTATTGCGCCAACCTCAACAACAGGGTTCAGGTTGCCATAGTAAGGGTCAACATGAGTGACCGCAATTAGCCCAGGAAGTTTCCCAGTTTCCCTCTTAACCTCTTCTATCCTCTCGATGAAACCTTCCGGTTTCACCTTGTACTCTGGTGGGCCTCCGTGGGGTGGCTCTACCACTTTAAGCCCGTTCATCTCCGCGGCTATAGCGGTGGTGTAATGGCATAGTGGATCAGCTACGACCACCTTCGAATACTCCCGTGAGCCTCCTCCATCTATATATTCGGATACTGTCTTCATTACAGCGAACTGTGCGGTCCTGCAGCCGAAGGTATGCTCTGCAACTTCCCCCCCATAGAACTCAGCTACATCCTGTAAGAACTCCCTGATGGGCGGGTCCCCTATGAGATCTGATCTACCCTTGAGGCATTCGAAACATATGGAGTAACCTACTCTACACCACTCATCTTCGTATAGTCTTCTGCGGACCTCTTGAGGGAGTATCCCTCCGGTCATAATTGGGTTGAGGATGAGGAGACCTTTACTATTGTTTGTGAGCTGCATGTATCGTTGCGTGTTTATCATCTTAATGTGACCACCATGGGTTGGTTTAGGTTCACAGCTAAACCTCGCTGTTTCCTATTTGGAATTGTTTAGGCACATCATACATCCCTTAACCGAGGGGGAGAGGCTTAGGTGCATCCTGCAGAATTCACTGTTGGAGCGGAGAGCTATGCAGGTCTCGCACAGTTTTCT
Above is a genomic segment from Candidatus Bathyarchaeia archaeon containing:
- the pscS gene encoding O-phospho-L-seryl-tRNA:Cys-tRNA synthase; the protein is MINTQRYMQLTNNSKGLLILNPIMTGGILPQEVRRRLYEDEWCRVGYSICFECLKGRSDLIGDPPIREFLQDVAEFYGGEVAEHTFGCRTAQFAVMKTVSEYIDGGGSREYSKVVVADPLCHYTTAIAAEMNGLKVVEPPHGGPPEYKVKPEGFIERIEEVKRETGKLPGLIAVTHVDPYYGNLNPVVEVGAIAENYSIPYMVNAAYTAGVMPLDMREFKADFLTVSAHKSMASLGPLGFLVTRNEWSQRAFRTSTSVTSWSKRSFTKKLINLFGCSVGGAPLISALLSFPYVVERVKGWDGEVERACWFIEEMERLDSVRLMGERPHRHHLLCFDTPVFYEISKYHKRRGFFLAEDMRQRGITGLHRGISKHIKLSTYGLNWDQLKQVRDAFVEIADKYVKEYQLRYEASI